The Pseudarthrobacter sp. NS4 genome includes a window with the following:
- a CDS encoding ECF transporter S component translates to MSTTSIKKTTRKSWRVVDIVVAALIAIAGGVIFWAWSQGAAAVSAPMNAVYPPLTGLIAGGWMIPAVLGMLIIRKPGAALFCETVAATGELLMGSQYGASVLFSGLVQGLGAEIIFAIFVYKKFNLPVSLLAGAAAGFFCGLNDSFAPWGWNIAYSGGDKLAYIVFTAISGAVIAGALSWIATRGLAKTGVLSSFASRKAATEPVFS, encoded by the coding sequence ATGAGCACTACATCAATCAAGAAGACCACCCGTAAGTCCTGGCGTGTCGTGGACATTGTGGTGGCGGCCCTGATCGCCATCGCCGGTGGCGTTATCTTTTGGGCCTGGTCGCAGGGCGCGGCCGCAGTGTCTGCGCCGATGAACGCCGTTTACCCGCCCCTGACCGGCCTGATCGCCGGCGGCTGGATGATCCCGGCGGTGCTGGGCATGCTCATCATCCGCAAGCCCGGCGCGGCACTGTTCTGCGAGACCGTTGCAGCCACCGGGGAGCTCCTCATGGGCTCGCAGTACGGCGCATCCGTGCTGTTCTCCGGCCTTGTCCAGGGCCTCGGCGCAGAGATCATCTTCGCGATCTTCGTGTACAAGAAGTTCAACCTGCCCGTTTCACTGCTCGCCGGTGCTGCGGCCGGCTTCTTCTGCGGCCTGAACGACTCCTTCGCGCCATGGGGCTGGAACATCGCCTACTCCGGCGGCGACAAGCTGGCGTACATCGTGTTCACCGCGATTTCCGGAGCGGTCATCGCTGGTGCCCTGTCCTGGATCGCCACCCGCGGACTGGCGAAGACCGGCGTGCTGAGCTCCTTCGCCTCGCGCAAGGCAGCCACGGAGCCCGTCTTCTCCTGA
- a CDS encoding rhodanese-like domain-containing protein — protein sequence MSYAGDLTPQEAWAKLEQGAILVDVRTEGEWAHIGIPDTKATDNDPLFIQWTFPGGIPNPDFIKDLSQQAPEDPAAELLFICRSGQRSIAAATAATQAGFTSYNVLEGFEGEPDRYGERTVNGWKNRGLPTNLGKN from the coding sequence ATGAGCTACGCGGGAGACCTGACGCCCCAGGAAGCCTGGGCCAAGCTGGAACAGGGCGCCATCCTGGTGGATGTGCGTACCGAGGGCGAATGGGCCCATATCGGCATTCCGGACACCAAGGCCACCGACAACGATCCGCTGTTCATCCAGTGGACGTTCCCCGGCGGCATCCCCAATCCCGACTTCATCAAGGACCTGAGCCAGCAGGCGCCGGAGGACCCGGCCGCGGAACTGCTGTTCATCTGCCGCTCCGGCCAGCGCTCCATCGCGGCCGCCACCGCCGCGACGCAGGCCGGATTCACCTCCTACAACGTCCTTGAGGGCTTCGAGGGCGAGCCGGACCGCTACGGCGAACGCACCGTCAACGGCTGGAAGAACCGCGGCCTGCCGACCAACCTGGGAAAGAACTAG
- a CDS encoding glutamate--cysteine ligase 2: MRTFGVEEELLIVHPETGEPLALADALLSGRRMAADDSPENPHALETEDKTVFDDDEMGLSAELKLEQIETQTRPCLEYGNLLDQIRAGRALADQAARKNQARVAALATSPLASTSHTTPDPRYARMLERFGLTAQEQLTCGFHVHTYIESPEEGVAVLDRIRDKLAVLTALSANSPFWNGVPTGFESYRTQAWNRWPTAGPAGIYGTYPAYRRVVTRLLESGVMLDEGMLYFDARLSRNHPTVEVRVADVCLRAEDAALIAVLVRALVESASREWRDGVDPAPVPTVLLRMASWQASSAGLGGELLDFGNFRPGRAADVVRSLVDYLAPILDEQGELALVQQGVEEVIARGTGAAEQRRVRDKALKGPPPEDFGLGAVVRHAVDVTMRGALNVSTDDAVPELLRIRQS; this comes from the coding sequence ATGCGTACATTCGGCGTCGAGGAAGAGCTCCTGATTGTTCATCCGGAGACGGGCGAACCGCTTGCCCTGGCTGACGCGCTGTTGTCCGGGCGCCGGATGGCGGCGGATGATTCACCCGAAAATCCGCACGCGCTCGAAACCGAGGACAAGACGGTTTTCGACGACGACGAGATGGGCTTGAGTGCCGAGCTTAAGCTTGAGCAGATCGAGACGCAGACGCGGCCGTGCCTGGAGTACGGCAACCTGCTTGACCAGATCCGGGCGGGCCGGGCGCTGGCTGACCAGGCTGCCAGGAAGAACCAGGCGCGGGTGGCGGCGCTGGCCACCTCACCCCTGGCTTCCACAAGCCACACCACGCCGGATCCACGCTATGCCAGGATGCTGGAGCGCTTTGGCCTGACGGCCCAGGAGCAGCTCACCTGCGGTTTTCACGTCCATACCTACATTGAGTCACCCGAAGAGGGCGTCGCAGTACTGGACCGTATCCGGGACAAGCTTGCTGTGCTGACAGCCCTGAGCGCCAATTCGCCGTTCTGGAACGGCGTTCCGACGGGCTTCGAAAGCTACCGCACCCAGGCCTGGAACCGCTGGCCAACTGCCGGACCTGCGGGCATCTACGGAACCTATCCTGCCTACCGCCGGGTGGTCACACGGCTGCTGGAGAGTGGCGTGATGCTGGACGAAGGAATGCTCTACTTCGACGCCCGGCTGTCCAGGAACCATCCCACGGTCGAGGTCCGCGTGGCTGATGTTTGCCTGCGAGCCGAAGACGCGGCGCTCATCGCGGTTCTGGTGCGTGCGCTTGTCGAGTCTGCCAGCAGGGAATGGCGTGACGGTGTCGATCCCGCCCCCGTCCCCACGGTGCTTCTTCGGATGGCGTCCTGGCAGGCAAGCAGCGCCGGGCTCGGTGGCGAACTCCTGGACTTTGGAAACTTCCGGCCAGGCCGGGCTGCCGACGTGGTGCGCTCCCTGGTGGATTACCTCGCTCCGATTTTGGATGAACAGGGAGAACTTGCGCTGGTGCAGCAGGGCGTTGAAGAAGTCATCGCCCGGGGGACAGGGGCAGCTGAACAACGCCGCGTGCGGGACAAAGCGCTGAAAGGACCACCGCCTGAAGACTTCGGCCTCGGCGCGGTGGTTAGGCACGCTGTCGACGTCACCATGCGTGGAGCCCTGAATGTGTCAACAGACGACGCCGTTCCCGAACTGCTGCGCATTCGGCAGTCCTAG
- a CDS encoding DUF1905 domain-containing protein, whose amino-acid sequence MTASYSFTAELWLYPGEAGWHFLTVPADIAEEIRERSARASKAFGSIKVGAEIAGHAWETSLFADTKTSSYLLPVKKTVRTAAKIGSGDNVAVTVTLLEEPG is encoded by the coding sequence GTGACGGCGTCGTACTCATTCACTGCCGAACTGTGGCTCTATCCAGGGGAAGCCGGCTGGCATTTCCTCACAGTGCCGGCAGACATTGCCGAGGAAATCAGGGAACGCAGCGCCCGCGCCAGCAAGGCTTTTGGTTCCATCAAAGTCGGGGCAGAAATCGCAGGGCACGCATGGGAAACGTCGCTCTTTGCCGACACCAAGACCAGTTCCTACCTGCTGCCGGTGAAGAAAACGGTCCGGACAGCAGCAAAGATCGGCAGCGGCGACAACGTTGCGGTGACCGTCACCCTCCTTGAGGAACCAGGCTAG
- a CDS encoding DUF1737 domain-containing protein has product MSDAPAPEEKLSYRLISGPDDRAFCERISAALSEGYVLHGSPAVTFNGSGVIVAQAVVLPAAIASADAAVATAVDHLESANEDLEFDGEGHA; this is encoded by the coding sequence ATGTCTGACGCACCCGCCCCTGAAGAGAAGCTGTCCTACCGACTTATCAGTGGGCCGGACGACCGCGCATTCTGCGAGCGGATTTCTGCCGCACTGTCCGAGGGTTATGTGCTGCACGGGAGCCCGGCAGTAACCTTCAACGGCAGCGGCGTCATCGTTGCCCAGGCCGTCGTGTTGCCCGCCGCCATCGCGTCCGCCGATGCCGCCGTCGCCACCGCTGTTGACCACCTGGAGTCGGCCAACGAGGACCTTGAGTTCGACGGCGAGGGCCACGCATGA
- a CDS encoding HNH endonuclease signature motif containing protein produces MASRAVVEALEVLDASLAELAAVIRGTGAAGAGAGVDLLREQADRSLDGLEGVARLEAGTAALKVYLAAEYAEAANSMAGPAVLPYEATAREMSMVAEVAGVLTVSAPAAGALLNQSRVLTTTLPLTLAGLQDGTLSWAHAKAMVEETAALDPAGAAAPEAHFLDPDAPNPARGCPAGELVPHRFRHKARTWRERHHPESLEKRHAKAVADRRVECRPDQDGMAWFNSYLPADTATAIWNRTNATARGLQGPEEARTLTQLRADIFAAALLGNRPSHQSTPGGDDEPFGGSTGPADVPVANAQVLVTVPVFSLLGLTDEPAMLDGHGPIPASMARKLVAHGADSFHRVLVDPRDGAPLEIGRSSYRVTKTIRRWLQMRDAKCPFPGCSNHSLDNEADHLLAWHQGGTTGISNLGQPCPKHHRLKHTSTWTPTPATKNEPPGWTSPTGRQYKSEHQDWEPPHWPDELRQPKRLQQGTTPPVPVLPGLRLSARDEHWLEMPDLDITDVDVPVTNYPEGPGVTEGDLPQDPFAEWYLLLANSLVSL; encoded by the coding sequence ATGGCAAGCAGAGCGGTGGTGGAGGCGTTGGAGGTCCTGGATGCGTCCCTTGCTGAGCTTGCTGCTGTGATCCGCGGGACCGGTGCCGCTGGTGCTGGTGCCGGTGTTGATCTGTTGCGGGAGCAGGCGGATCGTAGCCTTGACGGGCTCGAGGGGGTTGCCCGGCTTGAGGCCGGGACTGCTGCGTTGAAGGTGTATCTGGCGGCGGAGTATGCAGAAGCAGCGAACTCTATGGCGGGACCCGCCGTATTGCCGTATGAGGCCACGGCCCGGGAGATGTCGATGGTTGCTGAGGTCGCGGGCGTGTTGACGGTGAGCGCCCCGGCTGCCGGTGCCTTGCTGAACCAGTCCCGGGTGCTGACCACTACCTTGCCGCTGACCCTGGCGGGGTTGCAGGACGGGACCCTGTCCTGGGCGCACGCGAAAGCCATGGTCGAGGAAACCGCCGCCCTGGATCCTGCCGGGGCCGCGGCGCCGGAGGCGCATTTCCTGGATCCGGACGCGCCGAACCCGGCCCGCGGCTGCCCTGCCGGGGAGCTGGTCCCGCACCGGTTCCGGCACAAGGCCCGGACCTGGCGCGAACGCCACCACCCCGAAAGTCTTGAGAAGCGCCACGCCAAGGCCGTGGCGGACCGGCGCGTCGAGTGCCGCCCGGACCAGGACGGGATGGCCTGGTTCAACTCCTACCTGCCTGCCGACACCGCTACGGCCATCTGGAACCGCACCAACGCGACCGCCCGCGGTTTACAGGGCCCGGAGGAGGCCCGCACCCTCACCCAGCTCCGGGCCGACATCTTCGCCGCCGCCCTCCTGGGCAACAGACCCAGCCACCAGAGCACGCCCGGGGGTGATGACGAACCGTTCGGCGGAAGTACAGGTCCTGCCGACGTGCCCGTGGCCAACGCCCAGGTCCTGGTCACCGTCCCCGTCTTTTCCCTGCTCGGTCTCACCGATGAACCGGCGATGCTCGACGGGCACGGGCCCATCCCGGCCTCGATGGCAAGGAAACTCGTCGCGCACGGAGCAGACTCGTTCCACCGGGTCCTGGTTGACCCAAGGGACGGGGCGCCGCTGGAAATCGGCCGCAGCAGTTACCGGGTCACCAAGACCATCCGGCGCTGGCTGCAGATGCGGGACGCCAAGTGCCCGTTCCCCGGCTGCTCCAACCACTCCCTGGACAACGAAGCAGACCACCTCCTCGCCTGGCACCAGGGCGGAACCACCGGGATCAGCAACCTCGGCCAGCCCTGTCCCAAACATCACCGCCTCAAACACACCAGCACCTGGACACCCACACCAGCCACCAAAAACGAACCACCCGGCTGGACCTCACCCACCGGCAGACAATACAAAAGCGAACACCAGGACTGGGAACCACCCCACTGGCCGGACGAGCTGAGGCAGCCTAAGCGGCTCCAGCAGGGCACCACCCCGCCGGTACCAGTGCTGCCCGGGCTGAGACTGTCGGCGCGTGATGAACACTGGCTGGAAATGCCGGATCTGGACATAACCGATGTGGACGTGCCAGTTACCAATTACCCTGAAGGCCCCGGTGTTACCGAGGGTGACCTGCCCCAGGATCCGTTTGCGGAATGGTACCTCTTGCTGGCAAACTCCTTGGTCAGCCTTTAG
- a CDS encoding UDP-N-acetylglucosamine 1-carboxyvinyltransferase, translating to MTQETTEHVAAMLRDARTEKGWTQGQLAAELGTSQSAVARMEQGKQNLSLKMIQRLETIFDRSIVNVGKPQMTHLRVEGGRTLSGAVDVNSSKNAGVALLCASLINRGTTVLRRLARIEEVNRIVEVLTSIGVECTWLNDTDLRLRRPAVLDLDAMDVDAARRTRSVIMLLGPLLDESEEYRLPYAGGCDLGTRTVEPHMQALRQFGLAVEATAGFYAVQAPSADTLDRSFVLTERGDTVTENAIMAAAHREGTTVIRNASPNYMVQDLCFYLQMLGVTIEGVGTTTLKITGRPVIDADIEYFPSEDPIEAMSLITAGVVTNSEVTVRRVPIEFMEIELATLDQMGQQVEVSGEYMARNGRTRLVDVTTKPSELRAPEDKIHPMPFPGLNIDNLPFFAVIAANATGQTMIHDWVYENRAIYLTELNRLGAQVQLLDPHRIYVNGPTKWRAAEVGCPPALRPAACLLLAMLAARGVSELRNIYVIERGYEDLAERLNTIGAKIEYFQD from the coding sequence ATGACGCAGGAGACCACTGAGCACGTTGCCGCCATGCTGCGGGATGCCCGGACTGAGAAGGGCTGGACCCAGGGCCAGCTGGCCGCCGAGCTGGGAACCAGCCAGAGCGCCGTGGCGCGGATGGAGCAGGGGAAGCAGAACCTCAGCCTGAAAATGATCCAGCGACTGGAAACCATCTTCGACCGCAGCATCGTCAATGTGGGCAAACCACAGATGACGCACCTCCGGGTGGAAGGCGGGCGCACTCTCTCGGGCGCAGTGGACGTGAACAGCAGCAAGAACGCCGGCGTCGCCCTCCTCTGCGCCAGCCTGATCAACCGCGGTACCACTGTGCTCCGCCGCCTGGCGCGGATTGAAGAAGTCAACAGGATTGTTGAGGTGCTGACCAGCATTGGTGTCGAGTGCACCTGGCTCAACGACACGGACCTTCGGCTGCGCCGCCCGGCTGTCCTGGACCTGGATGCCATGGATGTTGACGCCGCACGCCGAACCCGCAGCGTGATCATGCTGCTGGGTCCGCTGCTGGATGAATCCGAGGAATACCGGCTGCCCTATGCGGGCGGTTGCGACCTCGGCACCCGCACCGTTGAGCCGCACATGCAGGCCCTGCGCCAGTTCGGCCTTGCAGTGGAGGCCACCGCAGGGTTCTACGCTGTCCAGGCCCCGTCCGCGGATACGCTGGACCGTTCCTTCGTGCTGACGGAGCGTGGCGACACCGTCACGGAGAACGCCATCATGGCGGCGGCCCACCGTGAGGGGACCACGGTTATCCGCAACGCCAGCCCCAACTACATGGTGCAGGACCTGTGCTTCTACTTGCAGATGCTGGGCGTGACTATTGAGGGCGTGGGGACCACCACCCTGAAGATCACCGGGCGCCCGGTCATCGACGCCGATATTGAATACTTCCCGTCTGAGGACCCCATTGAGGCCATGAGCCTCATTACCGCCGGAGTCGTCACCAATTCCGAGGTCACTGTCCGCCGCGTGCCCATCGAATTCATGGAAATTGAACTGGCAACGCTGGACCAGATGGGCCAGCAGGTGGAGGTTTCGGGCGAGTACATGGCACGTAACGGCCGCACCCGGCTGGTGGACGTCACCACAAAGCCCTCGGAGTTGCGGGCGCCCGAGGACAAGATCCACCCGATGCCGTTTCCGGGCCTCAATATCGACAACCTGCCCTTCTTTGCGGTGATTGCCGCCAATGCCACGGGCCAGACCATGATCCACGACTGGGTCTACGAAAACCGGGCCATCTACCTCACGGAACTGAACCGGCTGGGGGCGCAGGTACAGCTGTTGGATCCGCACCGGATCTACGTCAATGGGCCAACCAAGTGGCGCGCGGCCGAGGTCGGGTGCCCGCCGGCGCTGCGTCCTGCGGCCTGCCTGCTGCTCGCGATGCTGGCGGCCCGTGGCGTTTCGGAGCTGCGGAACATCTACGTGATCGAGCGCGGGTACGAGGACCTCGCTGAGCGGCTGAACACTATCGGTGCCAAAATCGAATACTTCCAGGACTGA
- a CDS encoding ABC transporter ATP-binding protein, translating into MQADSHQSEAVRPAAVTARGWGWRHAGRTRPAVNALDLDVRPGERVLLLGPSGAGKSTLLHALAGVLGDANDDGEAGDSDESGSLLVDGGSPRGQRGRAGLMQQDPETQVVLSRVGDDVAFGAENLAVPRDAIWTRVHEALADVGLAHLPLDHPTSALSGGQKQRLALAGILAMRPGLILLDEPTANLDPAGVLEVRDAVGRCLDKTGATLVVVEHRVSVWKDLVDRIVVLQPGSASDPAVLLDGPPDQVLSEARSLLMAAGVWVPGYVPATRARAVHPSPGLSGPGAGNILLAAEKLAVSRERPRRRGLRKIPPVPVQEDICAQVRAGQALAVTGPNGAGKSTFALTLAGLLAPVAGNVSATLDLSRGAGIDPYAWKAEQLIERVGTVFQEPEHQFVTGKVLDELLFGPRHLGHGEERVDELLERLRLTALVDANPYTLSGGEKRRLSVATVLAASPQVLVLDEPTFGQDANTWAELASFLSELLDAGTAVVSVTHDAEFTAALGGTELRMAAVEPVAP; encoded by the coding sequence ATGCAGGCAGATTCCCACCAGTCCGAAGCGGTCCGGCCGGCGGCAGTCACCGCCCGCGGCTGGGGCTGGCGGCACGCCGGCCGCACCAGGCCCGCGGTCAATGCCCTTGACCTGGACGTCAGGCCGGGGGAGCGGGTGCTGCTGCTCGGCCCCTCCGGCGCCGGCAAATCCACCCTCCTGCATGCCCTGGCCGGGGTCTTGGGGGACGCGAACGACGACGGCGAGGCGGGCGATTCGGATGAGTCGGGTTCGCTGCTGGTCGACGGCGGTTCCCCCCGCGGGCAGCGCGGCCGGGCCGGGCTGATGCAGCAGGACCCCGAAACACAAGTGGTCCTCTCCAGGGTGGGGGACGACGTCGCCTTCGGGGCGGAAAACCTCGCCGTGCCGCGCGACGCCATCTGGACCCGCGTGCATGAGGCACTGGCCGACGTCGGGCTTGCCCACCTGCCGCTGGACCATCCGACGTCGGCACTGTCCGGGGGGCAGAAACAGCGGTTGGCGCTGGCGGGAATCCTTGCGATGCGGCCCGGGCTGATCCTCCTGGATGAGCCCACCGCCAACCTTGATCCGGCGGGGGTGCTGGAGGTCCGCGACGCCGTGGGGCGCTGCCTGGACAAGACCGGCGCAACGCTGGTTGTGGTGGAGCACCGGGTATCCGTATGGAAGGACCTGGTGGACCGGATTGTGGTCCTGCAGCCCGGTTCCGCCTCTGATCCTGCCGTGCTGCTGGACGGGCCGCCGGACCAGGTGCTGAGCGAGGCCCGGAGCCTGCTGATGGCCGCCGGGGTGTGGGTTCCCGGGTACGTTCCGGCCACCCGTGCCCGGGCGGTGCATCCGTCCCCCGGGCTTTCCGGTCCTGGGGCTGGAAATATCCTGCTGGCCGCGGAGAAACTGGCCGTGTCCCGTGAACGTCCGCGGCGCAGGGGGCTCCGCAAAATTCCGCCGGTCCCTGTACAGGAAGACATTTGCGCGCAAGTGCGGGCCGGGCAGGCGCTCGCGGTTACCGGGCCGAACGGGGCAGGAAAATCAACCTTCGCCCTGACCCTCGCGGGACTCCTGGCGCCGGTTGCCGGCAACGTCTCAGCCACCCTGGACCTGAGCCGGGGAGCGGGAATAGACCCTTACGCATGGAAGGCCGAGCAACTGATCGAACGGGTGGGCACAGTGTTCCAGGAACCCGAGCACCAGTTCGTCACCGGCAAGGTGCTGGATGAGCTGCTGTTCGGTCCGCGGCACCTGGGCCATGGCGAGGAACGCGTAGACGAGCTGCTGGAGCGGCTGCGGCTCACCGCGCTGGTGGACGCCAATCCCTACACGCTTTCCGGCGGGGAAAAGCGGCGGCTTTCCGTGGCGACCGTCCTTGCAGCAAGCCCCCAGGTCCTGGTCCTGGACGAGCCGACCTTCGGCCAGGACGCCAATACATGGGCGGAACTCGCGTCCTTCCTCTCCGAGCTCCTGGACGCCGGGACCGCTGTGGTGTCGGTGACCCACGATGCCGAGTTCACCGCCGCCCTGGGCGGGACGGAGCTGCGGATGGCCGCGGTGGAACCGGTGGCCCCATGA
- a CDS encoding O-succinylhomoserine sulfhydrylase, with protein MTFNNDAAGWSPDTQAVRGGLDRTNFQETSEALFLNSGFVYESAAAAERAFTGEDERFVYSRYGNPSVATFQERLRLLEGTEACFATASGMSAVFTALGALLAAGDRVVAARSLFGSCFVILNEILPRWGVETVFVDGPDLEQWRDALSQPTTAVFFESPSNPMQEIVDIAAVSELAHAAGATVVVDNVFATPLLQRCGQLGADVIVYSGTKHIDGQGRVLGGAILGTREFIDGPVKQLMRHTGPSLSPFNAWVLTKGLETMSLRVNHSSANALRLAEWLEQQPAVSWVKYPLLKSHPQYELAAKQMRSGGTVLTLELATTGGRSGKEAAFALLDGLRIIDISNNLGDSKSLITHPATTTHRAMGPEGRAAIGLSDGVVRLSVGLEDADDLIRDLEQALKQI; from the coding sequence GTGACCTTCAACAACGACGCCGCCGGCTGGAGCCCCGACACCCAGGCCGTGCGCGGCGGGCTGGACCGCACCAACTTCCAGGAAACCAGCGAAGCCCTGTTCCTGAACTCAGGCTTCGTGTATGAATCCGCGGCCGCTGCCGAGCGGGCGTTCACAGGCGAGGACGAGCGCTTCGTCTACTCCCGTTACGGCAACCCCTCCGTGGCCACGTTCCAGGAGCGGCTCCGCCTGCTCGAAGGAACCGAGGCGTGCTTTGCGACGGCGTCCGGCATGTCCGCCGTTTTCACCGCGCTTGGTGCCCTGCTGGCTGCCGGCGACCGGGTGGTGGCGGCCCGCTCGCTGTTTGGGTCCTGCTTCGTGATCCTGAACGAAATCCTGCCGCGGTGGGGCGTGGAAACTGTCTTCGTGGACGGCCCGGACCTGGAGCAGTGGCGCGACGCCCTGTCCCAGCCCACCACCGCAGTTTTCTTCGAATCCCCGTCCAACCCGATGCAGGAGATCGTGGACATCGCCGCGGTCAGCGAACTTGCGCACGCGGCGGGGGCCACCGTCGTCGTCGACAATGTCTTTGCCACTCCCCTGCTGCAGCGCTGCGGCCAGCTGGGGGCCGACGTCATCGTCTACTCCGGCACCAAGCACATCGATGGCCAGGGCAGGGTCCTGGGCGGCGCGATCCTGGGTACCAGGGAATTCATCGACGGACCGGTCAAACAGCTGATGCGCCACACCGGCCCGTCACTGTCCCCCTTCAATGCATGGGTCCTCACCAAGGGCCTGGAGACCATGTCGCTGCGCGTCAACCACTCCTCGGCAAACGCGCTGCGGCTCGCCGAGTGGCTGGAGCAGCAGCCGGCGGTGAGCTGGGTGAAGTATCCGCTCCTGAAATCGCACCCGCAGTACGAGCTAGCGGCCAAGCAGATGCGGTCAGGCGGCACAGTGCTCACCCTGGAACTTGCGACGACGGGCGGCCGCTCAGGCAAGGAGGCCGCCTTTGCGCTGCTGGACGGGCTGCGGATCATCGACATCTCCAACAACCTGGGCGATTCCAAGTCCCTGATTACGCACCCCGCCACCACCACACACCGCGCCATGGGGCCGGAGGGCCGCGCTGCCATCGGACTGAGCGACGGCGTTGTTCGTCTGTCTGTCGGGCTCGAGGACGCGGATGACCTGATCCGCGACCTGGAACAGGCCCTGAAGCAGATCTAG
- a CDS encoding energy-coupling factor transporter transmembrane component T family protein produces MRQELNLHGNQALLTRANPLSKAAAVILITVVLALSIDWVSASVALVFEFLLFPLAGLTLTLLWQRGWPLIIAAAVGGWSTSILAPDSGRTLIDVGIWTMSEGSLEMGIGFMLRGLAIALPAVLLMSCTDPTDLADALAQKARLPHRFVLGTLAAMRLVGLMAEEWQTIGMARRARGVGSRGSAVQRVKATLGQSFGLLVQAIRRASRLAVTMEARGFGGGSRTWARESTYSVLDAWVLAGGLLVAGLAVAASLSAGTWNMVWLGN; encoded by the coding sequence ATGAGGCAGGAGCTGAACCTGCACGGCAACCAGGCCCTCCTGACCCGCGCCAACCCGCTGAGCAAAGCCGCCGCCGTCATCCTCATCACTGTGGTGCTGGCGCTGTCCATCGACTGGGTATCCGCTTCGGTGGCGCTGGTCTTTGAGTTCCTGCTGTTTCCGTTGGCCGGCCTCACGCTGACGCTGCTGTGGCAGCGTGGCTGGCCGCTGATCATCGCTGCGGCGGTGGGCGGCTGGAGTACCTCCATCCTGGCGCCGGACAGCGGCAGGACGCTCATCGACGTTGGCATCTGGACCATGAGCGAGGGTTCACTGGAGATGGGCATCGGGTTCATGCTCCGCGGCCTGGCCATTGCGCTGCCTGCCGTGCTGCTCATGAGCTGTACGGATCCCACCGACCTCGCAGACGCGCTGGCGCAGAAGGCACGGCTGCCGCACCGTTTTGTGCTGGGGACCCTTGCCGCCATGCGGCTGGTGGGACTGATGGCTGAGGAATGGCAGACCATTGGCATGGCACGGCGGGCCCGGGGTGTGGGCTCGCGCGGCAGTGCTGTCCAACGGGTGAAGGCGACACTCGGCCAGAGCTTCGGGCTCCTGGTCCAGGCGATCCGGCGTGCGTCCCGGCTGGCTGTCACCATGGAAGCCCGCGGTTTCGGTGGCGGAAGCCGGACCTGGGCCCGCGAGTCCACCTACAGTGTGCTTGATGCCTGGGTGCTGGCGGGAGGCCTGCTCGTGGCAGGGCTGGCGGTAGCGGCCTCGTTGTCCGCCGGCACGTGGAACATGGTGTGGCTGGGGAACTGA
- a CDS encoding heme-degrading domain-containing protein yields the protein MTANPPHVTYFDPDSDAAQPEGSLEALIGRIEAEIRELQFPGFSLDDSLNLGLLLVELGKERGLPIAIDITKGEQVLFHVALPGATPDNEHWIRAKQRTAARYEVPSLLVGLRGRLRGGRIEDQGWFDQTRYAAHGGSFPLYVTGVGAVATVTVSGLPQVQDHDLVVEALREILRPGAED from the coding sequence ATGACTGCCAATCCACCGCATGTGACTTACTTTGATCCGGACTCCGATGCCGCGCAGCCTGAGGGGTCGCTGGAAGCCCTCATCGGCCGTATCGAGGCGGAAATCCGCGAGCTCCAGTTCCCCGGCTTCTCGCTGGACGATTCGCTGAACCTTGGCCTTCTCCTCGTGGAGCTCGGCAAGGAGCGCGGATTACCCATCGCAATCGACATCACCAAGGGGGAACAGGTCCTGTTCCACGTGGCCTTGCCCGGCGCCACACCAGACAACGAACACTGGATCCGGGCAAAGCAGCGTACCGCCGCCCGGTACGAAGTACCCTCGCTTCTTGTGGGTTTGCGTGGCCGGCTCCGGGGCGGCCGGATCGAAGACCAGGGGTGGTTTGATCAAACCCGCTACGCCGCGCACGGCGGGTCCTTCCCGCTCTACGTCACGGGCGTAGGCGCAGTAGCCACCGTCACTGTTTCCGGCCTGCCCCAGGTGCAGGACCACGACCTGGTGGTGGAGGCCCTGCGCGAAATCCTCCGGCCGGGCGCCGAGGACTAG